In Actinomycetota bacterium, the sequence TTTGTTTATCTGGACGTCTTTTAGGTTCATCTCCTTAATCACTATTTTGGCAATCTCGTCGACCGTAGTTTGCCCTAGTGAAGCTAGATTAAATAAGTTTATACTCTCGTTGGCATTTTCAAAGATAAATATCATTGCTTCAACACATTCTTGAACCAGCAAATAGTTCTTGTTAGGAGTACCGTCACTTAACATTTCTATTTCTTGAGGATGTTGTTTTAGCTGATTAATAAAATCGACCAAAACACCGTGGGTTCCTCGTTCACCGATAATGTTGGCAAAGCGGAAAATCCAAGCTTGAAAACCAAAGGTTTCTACATAAGCGGAAATCAATCCCTCGCAGGCCAATTTGTTTGCCCCATAAAGCGAATGAGGAAATAGAGGGCCATAATCCTCGGATGTCGGGATTTTATCCGGTTGCCCAAATACAGCAGAAGTGGAAGAAAACGCAATCTTCTTAATTCCGTTTTGTCGCATCGATTCAAGAACATTGTAAGTAGCGATAGTTTCTTGCTTTAGATCCCAATCTGTATGATCTATACCATAAGATATGTCCGGATTAGCCGATAGGTGAAAAACAATATCGTGGTCTTTTATCGCTTTTTTCAACTTACTAGAATCAAGCAAATCTCCTTTGACAAATTCAAAGCGCGCGCTCTTCAAGTGATGTTCTATAAACTCTTTTCTCCCAGAGCTTAAATTGTCATAAACGGTTACATTGCCTATCTTTATTAATCTATCCGCCAGGTGACTGCCTATAAATCCCGCCCCTCCCGTCAAGAAAAACCTGATTGTCTTCTCGCTCATCATTTCCCCCATTTTCCTTGCCAAAATCTACAAACGTTGTTTATCGTTTTCTTGTTAGACAGGTCTGCGATGCGAACTGACAATCCCTAAAAACCCCCGCATCGTTCCCCAAGCATATATCAACAGTGTCAACCAGCAGGCAACAATGTGAAAAAACCAGGCGCGGTCTCGGATTCTCATATAGCCGCGCAGTGCGCTAAATATCAGCGGGAACGTGAGAACCGTTGCTAGGATAAACTTTACCAGGCCCTTTTTATTTGTCTTCTGCCAGGGGTAACTCCGCATATCCTGCTTCTTGAAGTAGAGATAGTCATTTATCCTTCGGCGTTGTTTCCCGACAAAATCCCTTGTTCTGTCGGCAAAAACGTGGATGATCCCGATGTCAACCTTGGCGAATCTCGTTTTGCCGCTTTCCACCAGTTGATGGACAACATCTATATCAAAAAGATATGGCCGGTAAGCGGTCTCAACCAGAAGATCTCTTCTGACTAGAAAACCATTCGCGCCAATGGTGGGTATGTTCCGACTGTTAAGTTCAACTTGCAGGTAGCTGTCTTTTTGAATAACGTCTATCTTCATCCCCGTCCATTTTCCTGTTAACTGGCTGAATCTATCGTAATTTCCCAAATATAAACATAAGGGATCGTTCATGCCGAGCAGCGCGCAATACCTGTTAATAAGCGTATCTTCTTTTCTGTATGAATAATACAAGGGTTCACTGCCGACGATGACTGAGTCGTTGAAAGGGGCGACCATCCGCGTCAGCCAGTCCCGCCCATCAAGAATATTATCACTGTCTAATAGCGCGATAACCTCATTTGACGCCGCCTCAACCCCGACCGCCTTACCCGCTTCTCCGGTTATCAAGAGGTTGGGTAAAATCTTGTCGACCCCGTGTTTCTTCAAAATCTCCAAAGTCTTATCTGACGACCCAGCATCGGCAACAAGTATTTCAACCAAATCTTTTGGGTAGTCCTGGTCTTTAATTGAATCCAGACACGCGTCAAGTGTCCGATCAGAGTTCAGGGTTGGAATAATAATTGATATGGACGGGGGCTTATCTCGCACTATTGCCAGTCTTTTATGTATCGTCTCATATAGACAATCAGTCCTACTTAAAACCTTGGGCAACTAAGAAACGCCCATGTCTTTTGTCAATCCAGCAAAAGGAATCTGAGAGCCTCCCCCAAAGGGGAAGATAACCTTTGGAATAAACATCTACTTTAGTGAATCCGGTTTTTCGCAACAACTCTCTCAGCCCAATAAAAGTTAGAACTCTCACATGACCTGTGATGCCGCTCACTCCAGTATCTTGCCACCTGGTCAAGAAGTCTTCATCTTTAGATTCATGTTTATGCCAAATATAGGGATTACCTAAATGCCAACCATTTATGTTTGTTGTCGAAAAGGGTTGCCAGCCAAAGACCAAAGATATGATATTATCCCAAGAGGCAAGATTCTCTGTGAGTATTATTACTTGTCCTCCTGGCTTTAAACACCTATGGCATTCCTCAAGATAAAGTCTTGTATTGTGCATATGCTCAATACTTTGGCTGGATAGAATAACGTCAAAGTAGTTGTCATCGAAACCCCATCTCCCGTTTAGGTCATATTTAAAACACTTTATTCCCTTTCTTTCGGCTTCTGGTCGAACCTCGTCGACAAATTCTATGCCGTATATTTCCCTAGGGTTTATGACGCTGGCAAATTCCATCGTCAACTCACCATTTCCGCAGCCGACATCTAAGAATCTGTCAACTTTCTCTTTTACAATGAGTCTCATGCCTAGTTGGTTACACCTGGCTAGGCCATCGTTAAAAGACTTCTGCGCAATAAACCTTAAGAACCGCCCCAAGTCTCTGCCCTCCCGCAGGCATCCTAAAATCAATCTCCGCGGAAATCCATTAGATGTCCGGCCACTTTCAAGCCGGCGCGCCAAGAAACGTAAATACCATGTTGTGCTCAATAAAAGCCCTTAGTCTCATTAACCGCTCTTGTTACTTTTTACACACAACAGGTTTGTATCATTCTTTTTCGCAGAATCAAAAATCGCCAGTACCTCGGAAACACTTACTACATTAACCTGTCTTCTTGTTTCATCAATATCCTTCAGCTGGAAACCTAAACTAACAAGGAGTTCAAGATAATCTCGCGGCTGTGTTCCCATAAGTTCCAGCAGTGCAGGTGCAAACTCGGTTGTCAATGTCAGACTATCGTTATGCTGTATGAGACCAGTCATGCCCTTTAAAGCGTTAGCCTCTGCACCTTGTATGTCCATTTTTATGAAATCAATTCGTTTCTCCTTATTAATAAAATAGTCATCCAGCTTGATGGCTTCTATTTCAATCGACTCGCGCCCATCATAAGAGTTAAAAATCCGATGATCGCCCTTGCTCCGATCTGAGACGTATAACTTCAGTGTACCTGTCTTATCGGTTACCGCTTTCTGAATCGGCGTTACGTTATGATAATTGTTCACCTCAATATTACGTTTCAATAACGCAAAGTTATTAGGATCCGGCTCAAAGGCATAAACTCTACCCTTTGAACCAACTGCTTTAGCTGCAATCAGTGTATAGCAGCCTATGTTTGCTCCAACATCTAAAACAACATCACCTTCTCTAAGCGTTTTTTCTACAATTTCTGATTCAAATGGCTCATATTTGCCTTCGAACGTCAAGCGAAGACTATCAAGCTCATCAACGTATATCGTATGTCCGTCTAAAACTACTTTATCCGCTTTTAACCATCGTTTAAGAAAGCTGCTAAAGGAGAGTGTGGAAAGAAACACTCCTAAAGGGGTCCTATGCAAATAACTATACGCTTTCATGTAAAAGTATCTTAAGATCTTACGCACGATTCATCCTTCATCATCAATGCTCACGATGTACCTCTGGAAAATTCCCGGAGCCGGCTGATAACCGAAAGTCCGGCCCTCCCTAAGAATTTGATGTCTTGAAAAGACCTAATAGCTAAGAGTTTTTTAATGATAAATCTCGGCGTCAGAAATGATTTGTAGAGTCCTTTAGTCAAATCCTTGATATCTTCATTGCTCAAGGCGCTCTTTATCACAGACTCGGTCATGTCATAGCGATCCCAGTCTTCCGTTACCAACCACCCGTTCTTTTTGCATTCGTCAAATAAGGGCGTCCCGGGATACGGGATGATTATCGATGACTGCAAGCTGTCTACCCACCCTTTGGCAAACAAATCGCGGGCAAAATCGATTGTCTTCGTGGCGCTTTCCTTAGTCTCCCAGGGATAGCCGACCATCGTGGTTATATGCGGCTGTAAACCGGCTTGCTTGGCCATCCGACATGCTTCGGCTATTTCTTCCGTGGTCGTACCTTTATTAACACGATTCAGCACTGTTTGATCTGCCGCCTCTAATCCATAAAGGAGCATCCGGAAACCGGCTTTAGCCATCATATCGTAATGTTTCTTCTTGAGAGCGCCGGCTCTCATATTGCAGTTCATCGTGACTTTCTTGTTGTAGCCCCGGTCGATCATCCCTTGACAGAACGTCTCCAGCCATTGACCAGCGGGAAACGTCCCGGTATCGTCCATGATTTCGCGTACCCCATATTTCCCTATCAACTCGCCGATTTCATCAAGGACGTTTTCCGGTTTCCTCACCCGGTATTTGGGAAATATCGTCGTCCAGGAACAGAATGTACACTTGCCCCACCAGCAATCGCGGCCTGCCATGACATAAGCGCCCGGTCGTTTCCTGAAATTCCCGTTCTTGTAGGCGTAGAGGCGCCATTTTGTCAGGTCCCGGTCGATTGTCGGCTCGTCATTCAAGTCATGTTTGAGCTCGAACTTGCCCGTATTATCTATGTCACTGTTCCGCCTGTACCAAACCCCGGGTTCCAGCGCGGACCCGCGTGACAAGTGGTCGGCCAAGTTTAACAGGGAGAAATCATAATCGCCGCCGGTCAGAACAAAATCGACCCGGCAGTTCTCCATGCTTTCACGTGGCAGCGCGGTTACATGGTCGCCCAACAGAACAACATTGGGTTTCCAGTCATCGGTCGCCAAGGCCTTGAACTCGTCAACAATCCGCCAGTGTTTTTTAACAACCGGCGTCTTGGTCTCGATTGCTATTATGTCCGGGTTCTCTTGCCGGACCATATCGACAAAGCGCGAGTAGGTCAAACCCTCCGCGATACCGTCTGCCCAAACCACGTCGTACCCTTTTGACTTCAGCAAGGTCGCCGCCGTGGCGGGCACCACCGGATAAATATAGGTCGGTTTGTTGAACCACTGGAACTGCCGGTTCTGGGTGAGAAGCGGAATACCTTTCCCATCCTCAATCGGCGGATATGCGATCATTACTTTCATTGTTTAAGTTCCCTCATGAATAGGCCTTTCATGAAATAGACGCCATAGGTGATATGTGTTGAGACGATCCCGGGTATGAACAACAGACCCACCTTCAGATTGTTCTTCATAAACGCAACCCAGGCCGCTGAAAACACGACGGCCGTAGCATAAACAGTCAGACATAACAGATAGACAATCGCCAGCCACTTACTGGCAATAGCCAAAGGAATACCGCCGGCCAAGCCGACGACAAACAGTGACGGGACAAAGTAAGCCAGCTTAAGAGATGTGCGCGGATATGTCTTGGCAAAATATCCGCGATGTTCAGCGTATCCGGCAATCTGTTTGAGATGCGGACCGAACAGACGCCTTCTGTGGTGCCAGACCAATACGTCCGGATCGTATATTATTTTTTTGCCTAAATTGACGACGTCCAGGCAAAGTTTCGTATCCTCGCCGGGCCAGTAGTGAGTGTCAAACCCTCCAACCTCGGAAAACACGTTCTTTCTAATGAGCAGGTTGACGGAAGGAAAATCGTAGACTTCGCGCGGGCCTTTCGGTACATAGCGATACGTCAAAGTGCCGGCTCCCAATCTGCTTTCCAACACGGCCCCGGAGGCTTGCTGACGGACATCGTCGTCGTCGGGCGTAACGGCAGGCCCAACCACTGCGGCCACGTCATTATTGTGGAAATGCCTGGCCGCGTTGATTAACCAGTCGGCTCTAGGATATGCGTCGTCGTCAAGAAACGCCAGAATCGAACCGTCGGCGTATTTAAGGCTTAGGTCTCTCTTTTCAGCCGGTCCGATCGGCCCCGAGGGAATGACCCTGATTTCCTCGGGAAAATCCGCGGGTTTTTGTCCTTCGTCGGGAAATATGATTACCTCATAATTCCGATACCCCAGGTCATGAAGGTGACGTACCGACGTTCCGACATAATCGTTGATCTCTTTAACGGGAATGATTATCGAGACCGACGGCTCGGACTCGGCTACCTCAATGAAAATATGGTCTCTATCATAGTATTTCAGGATCCGCGAACGGTAGAAAATAGCGGCCGTGTCCAACAAAACTCTCCAAGCTGCGCGCAAGTTGGTCGTTGTCGAGAATTGTTGCTTGATCTCGATCGGAGCCTCCAACACCTTCTTGTATCCCAGACGGTGAGCGACAACAAGAATCTCGAGGTCAAACGCATATGCCTTGACCAGCACTCGAGGTAACACTTTCAAAAGCACGTCCCGCCTGAAGAGCTTTAAACCCGCCTGCGTGTCCTTTACGTTGATTTGGAATAGCATCGTGATCAGCATCTGATAAGCAACGCTCTGCATCCGGCGAAACAAAGGATAGTGAACGTTCGATTGAGGGTGTCTCTTTGACCCGATGACAATATCGGACGCGTATATGTCCATAAGTTTGATGAATGTGTCTATTTCGTGAGGATCGATGCTCATGTCGGCGTCGATGAACGTAACGAGTTCGCCTGTCGTGCGGACGGCGCCGTATTTCAAGGCATATCCTTTGCCCATGTTGTGCTCGTAGGAAAAAACTTTCAGGTTTTCAGAACTGTTCTTAACGGCCTCGCGAAAAGTATCCTGGCAGCCGTCACAGACGACGATGACCTCGTAAGGTCGGTTAAGTGTTTTTAATTCTTCCTCAAGCCGGACAAGGTTCTCACTTATGTGCTCGCTTGCCTTGTACGCGGGTACGATGACCGAAAGTTTTCGACTCATGACAGTTTCGCGTTCGTCATTATCTACCTACGCTTAGGTAGCAGAAACCAAGATTTGCCATCTCTCGTGGGTCAAAAATATTGCGTCCGTCAATAATCAACGGCCTTGCCAATCGCTGTTTAAGTTCGAGTAGATCAGCTTGTTTGAACTCGGACCATTCCGTCACGATCAGTAGACAATCACTTCCATCGGCCGCATCCATGGCTGTTCGGCAATAATCAATATCCGGCAGCGCTTTTGCCATGTTCGCGGCGGCAACCGGGTCATAACCTTTAACGTTGGCTCCTGCCGCAAGCAACCACTCGGCAATGTCGAAAGCGGGCGCTTCGCGGATGTCATCTGTCCCCGGCTTGAAAGACAGTCCCCAGATGCCGATAACAGCACCTTTTAGTTCGGGCATGACCGTCCGGATCTTGTCCATAAATCTCTCGCGCTGACGTTTGTTGATATCATCAACAGCTTTAAGCAAGCAGGCGTCCGCGCTGTTTTCTTCCGATATCTGTATCAATCCTTTTACGTCTTTTGGAAAACAGCTGCCGCCGTAGCCTAATCCCGCATTGAGAAAGGCGTGCCGGCCGATTCTCTTATCAAGACGCATGCCCTCGGCGACTAACTCGACATCGGCTCCTATCTTCTCACATACCTCCGCAACCATATTGATAAACGAAATCGACATCGCCAAGAACGAGTTGCTCGCATACTTGATTATCTCGGCGGTGACCATATCCGTTACTAGAATTGGGCAATCGAGTTTCTCGTAAATGGAGCGCATTGTCTCCGTCGCGCGTTCAGATTCAGCGCCGATGATGACACGATCTGATTTGACAAAGTCCTCGACGGCCGAACCCTCCTTCAGAAATTCCGGATTTGATACCACGTCGAAGTCACCTTGATAAAGCTGTGCAATTATTTCCCTGACTCGCGCTCCCGTTCCGGGAGGAACCGTGCTCTTGTCCACGACCAGCTTGTATCCTTTCATGTTGCCGCCGATTGTTTCCGCCACCGTCATGACCTGACTCAAATCAACCGTGCCGTCAGGCGCCGTCGGTGTGCCGACGGCAACAAAAATCACATCGTTCTTATCGACCGCCGACGCTCCGTCAAGAATGAAGCTGATCCTGCCACTCTCGCGGTGGCGAATAACTAGCTCCTCCAAGCTCGGTTCGTAGAACGGAATCTGACCCTGGTTGAGTCCTTCAATCCGCGCATCGTCTATGTCGACGCAGGTCACATTATGCCCAAGTTCGGCAAGACACGCGCCGGTCGTCAGGCCGACATAACCCGTTCCGAACATCGCGATGTTCATTCTGTCTCCTGCTTCTCGACCCCTCGACTTCGCTCGGGGATGATTTAGGGGCAGACTTTGGGGTCAGGACTTTCTTCTTACGCAAGAGTCCTGACCCCTAGATGGGTCTTGTCCCCCTCACCTCAATCCTCTCCCCGTAGGGGAGAGGGAGATGTTTCTTTGTGCTCCTATCCTACTGCTTCCTGAACCATTTGATTGTTTCTTTAAGCCCGTCATCTAAGCTGACGCTTGGATTCCAGGCAAGTCTTTCTTGAGCCAACGTTATGTCGGGACGGCGCTGAGTCGGATCATCTGCCGGCAACGGTTTATTGACAGTCCGCGATGACGAACCGGTCAGGTCAAGAATCTTGTCTGCCAGCTCGCCTACTGTCATTTCAACCGGGTTGCCCAGGTTAACCGGACCCGTCTCACCCGAGGCTGTTATCGCTAAAATTCCGTTGATCATATCCGCAACGTAACAAAATGACCTGGTCTGCGTGCCGTCTCCGTAAATCGTCAGGTCTTCACCCTGCAAGGCTTGGTTGATGAAGTTAGAGACAACCCGGCCGTCATTTGCCCTCATCATCGGCCCGTACGTATTGAAGATGCGGACGATCTTCGCGTCCAGATCATACTTCTGTCGATAGTTGACGATAAGACTTTCCGCGAACCGTTTGCCCTCGTCATAGCAGCTGCGAGTGCCGATGGGATTTACGTGTCCCCAATATGTTTCTTTCTGAGGATGTTCCAACGGGTCCCCGTAGACTTCCGAAGTTGACGTGTGTAAGAACCTGGCCTTATGTTTCACGGCCAAATCGAGAACATTTTTAACCCCTGCGGCGCAAACCATTAAGGTCTCTACCGGATGGGCTTGATAGTCAGGCGGTGAGGCCGGGCAAGCCAGATTGTAGACCTCATCGAGATTTTGTCCGACATCAAAGGGTATGGTGATATCGTGTTCGATATAAGTAAAACCGGGCTCGTCAAAGACGGCCGAAAGGTTTTGCTTATTGCCGGAGATTAGACTGTCCACACATATGACATCGTTCTGTTGAAGCAACTTGAGACACAGATGCGAACCGATAAAACCGGCCCCGCCGGTGACTAAAACCGTACCCAAAAGACCTCCGCAACATCATAATCAAGCAGAAAGACAGCAGTATTATACCACTTCAAGCAGGACTATCGAAGCAGAGAGGGTTTAGGACGGACGTCGCCTTAGTCGTTACATATACTTTTTAAGTACTCTTTAAGAGGTTTACTTAAGTCCTGGCGTTCCAGGGCGAGTTCGATGGTCGCTTTCAACCAGTCGAGCTTATTCCCTATATCGTAGCGGCGACCAGTGACTTCATAAGCGTAGATATCCTGTTTCTCAAGTAATAGCGATAGGGCGTCCGTTAGCTGAATCTCGCCGTTCTTACCCGGCTCTGTTTGTTCGAGAGCCGTAAAAATCTCCGGCGTCAATACATACCGTCCGAAGATCGCCAGGTTTGACGGGGCCTCGTCTTTAGCCGGCTTCTCGACCAGTGATTTTACCTTAAAGATGCCGTCGCCGTCGGTCTCTTCTACGTCTACAATGCCATAATTTGATACCTTATCATCCGGCACCCGTTCTACGGCGATTATCGAGGCGTTGTATTTCTTATAGTTGGCAACCAGCTCTTTTGTACAGGGCGTTTCGCACATCGTAATGGTGTCTCCGAGAAGAACCGCGAACGGCTGGTTTCCTACGTATTTCTGCGCGCAGAGAATCGCGTGACCCAAACCCAACTGTCGCTTTTGGCGAATGAAGTGGATATCCGCCATATCGGCCAAACTTTTGACTTGATCAAGCGCTTCCGTTTTTTGGTCGCGCTTCAGTGTCTCCTCTAGTTCAAACGATTTATCAAAATGATCTTCGATTGCTCGCTTACCGCGGCCGGTCACAATCAAGATATCGTCGATACCGGAGGCGACGGCTTCTTCAACCACATATTGAATTGTCGGTTTGTCAACGACGGGCAACATTTCTTTCGGTTGCGCTTTGGTAGCAGGTAGAAAACGGGTTCCAAGTCCCGCTGCCGGAATAACGGCTTTCATGCCAAGGCCTCCTTGATGATGGTTCCGCCCCTGGCCAGGAGCTGCTCGACGCGCGTCCGGCTGCCCGCTTCGGCGTAGATTCTGACCACGGCTTCGGTTCCGGACGGCCTGATCATCAACCAACTGGCGTCCGCCAAGCAGAATTTGAAACCGTCCGTCGTATTTGTAGCGTCCACAACAACTCCGTCGAGCTCGGTCGGGTTGAATCGTTCAAGATACCCCAGTATAGCATCACGGTGATCCTCGTCTATCTCCACATCCGTCCGGTCGTAGAGAAAGACGCCGTGCTTTGTCTCCAGGTCGGCGTAAATTTGGCCCAAGGGTTTTCCGTAGTAGTTCATCATCTCCGTCAAGAGCGCCCCGATGAGCATGCCATCCCGTTCCGGCAGGTGTCCCTTGACGCCGATCCCGCCGCTTTCTTCGCCGCCGATCAGAACGTCCCCGCTGATCATAAGGTCGCAGACATATTTGAAACCGATCGGCGTCTCGTGGAGGTGCAGGCCGTAAGCCGCGGCCATGAGGTCGATCAAGCCCGTCGTCGACACCGTCTTGACGACGTCTCCGGACAGGCCTTTAACCTTGTGGAGATATTGCAGGATGAGAGCGAAAATCCGGTGCGGGTTTATGAAGTCGCCGGTTACGTCGACGGCGCTGACCCGGTCGGCGTCCCCGTCCAAGGCGACTCCCAGCGGATATTCGGCCGAGACCGCCCGGCCCAAATCTTCCAGGTTGGCATCCAGCGGTTCAGGCGCCACTCCCCCGAAATAAGGATCCCGCCAGTCGTGTATCTCACTGACCGGACAGCCGGCTGCCTGGAAGAACTCCCGCAGATATCCCTGGCCGGCGCCATACATGGGGTCGACGACTACGCCCATGCCCCCGTTCTTGACGATCTCCATATCCACCAGTTCGGCGAGACGGACTAGATACGGGGTTTTCGGATCGAACAGCTCAATCGAGCCGCCGCGGATGGCTTCATCGAAATCAACAAGCAACGGCTGCCGGCCGGCGGCGATGTTTTTCCTTAAACATTTTTCTATCGCGCCCGTGGCCACGGGCGAGGCGGAACCGCCATAGGACGCCTTGAACTTGAGTCCGTTGTACTTATAAGGGTTATGGCTGGCGGTAAAAACAACGGCCCCGTCGGCTTCACTATCGACCACGGCCTGGGAAATGGCCGGCGTCGGTGCGAATTCCTCAGTCAGGAGAACTTTTATGCCGTTAGCGGCGGCCACGCAAGCAGCCTCTCGGGCAAACTTGTCGGAGAGAAAACGGGTGTCGTAACCAATTACGAGTGTCGGTGCGGCCCCCTCACCTTTATCCTCTCCCCGCGGGGGAGAGGGATCTGGGGAGGAGCTCCCGTTTTTTGTCATCTGCGCTGCGGCCCCCTCACCTTTATCCTCTCCCCGCGGGGGAGAGGTAACGGTTACGCGCTTCCGTGATTCAGATATTACATAATCGCAGACTGCCTGCGTCACCAGGCGGACGTTATCGAACGTGAAGTCCGCGGCGATAACGCCGCGCCACCCGTCGGTGCCGAAAGTTATTTGTTTTATTCCGTTATCTGCCAATGGTTTCCTTTGATCAACGTCTAATTTAACTCATATAGAATCATATCTGATTCTCTGGTTATGTATTTGACTTTTCCAGAGAATTCCAGGTTTCGTCTGAATTCCGCAAATGGCGGATCCATCTCTGCGTTAAACTCTTTGGGATAAACGACAATATACTTAACTCTCAGCTTCTTTAATTCCCCGTAAACCTTATCGTCCAGCAGTCCCTGCCCCGCCGGTCCTATCTTCTTTAAAGCCTGAAGCCAAGTCTCCGGTACCAGCGAACCTCTTCCGTTAACCATTCGCGTCTGAGATATCGTCAAGTAGTATTCATAGTACGTGCTCGCGTAATGCCAAGCAATCGGGATATTCAGCACTTTTCCGGATTTCGCGTTTTTCTTTACGAACTCATATACCGGGCTCCGTGCCGGTAGAACACTGATCCTGGCGGGCGGGGGAAAATAATCGAACAGCAGCAAGGCGACGACCGTGAGCATAACAACGTTAAAGAGAATGCTTCCGGTTCGCGCTTCTTTTCCCGAGAAATACTGTGCCGTTAGATCCCTGAATCTCATAACCGCAAACCCGAGAAGCACGGCCAGCGACAGATGCCCGAGAACCATGATGCGAGCAGGCGTCCTTGAGTAATTCAACAAAGGAACGCGATCGAACAAGAACCTGTACACTGGGAAATAACTATCAAGCGACGCGCCTAGCGCTAAGGTCGCGCTAATAATCAGAACGAATATATAGAAGTATTCCACGCCCGTAACACGTCTTTCCTTGGCACGGCTAACCGCGGCTCGAAGGCGATCGAACAAGTATATGCCGGCGGTAAAGCTTAGGGCTCCGACGCTCATATAGATGTTCTTTTCCCACGAAACATTTCCATACCACTGCTTTATAAAGAGATTCGCCAACCGTGGAGAGAACTCCGCAACCGACGCCCATGGTCTGCCGCCAGATATAAAAGACTTATCGATGGCGATAAACTTCGTTATAAGCAGGAAGACGGCACCGAGCGCCGCCAGGCCAAAAAATATGGACAGACTCTTTATGCCTGCCATCAGGCTTTCTCCGTCACGATATTGCTTCGACAACCTGAAAACAACGTACAGCATTATAAAAATGAAGAAATAGAAAGATAAGCTCGGGTCGGTTAGCGCAATCAATAAAGCCGAGACACCGGACAGCAGGCCGAACAGAAGACGTTTGGAATCGAATGCTTTCTCCAACCAAAATATCGCTAATGGGACCAGGAAAATCGCCAAACTATAAAGGTGGCCGACATATAATTTCGATAGGAAATAAG encodes:
- a CDS encoding UDP-glucose/GDP-mannose dehydrogenase family protein gives rise to the protein MNIAMFGTGYVGLTTGACLAELGHNVTCVDIDDARIEGLNQGQIPFYEPSLEELVIRHRESGRISFILDGASAVDKNDVIFVAVGTPTAPDGTVDLSQVMTVAETIGGNMKGYKLVVDKSTVPPGTGARVREIIAQLYQGDFDVVSNPEFLKEGSAVEDFVKSDRVIIGAESERATETMRSIYEKLDCPILVTDMVTAEIIKYASNSFLAMSISFINMVAEVCEKIGADVELVAEGMRLDKRIGRHAFLNAGLGYGGSCFPKDVKGLIQISEENSADACLLKAVDDINKRQRERFMDKIRTVMPELKGAVIGIWGLSFKPGTDDIREAPAFDIAEWLLAAGANVKGYDPVAAANMAKALPDIDYCRTAMDAADGSDCLLIVTEWSEFKQADLLELKQRLARPLIIDGRNIFDPREMANLGFCYLSVGR
- a CDS encoding UDP-glucuronic acid decarboxylase family protein gives rise to the protein MGTVLVTGGAGFIGSHLCLKLLQQNDVICVDSLISGNKQNLSAVFDEPGFTYIEHDITIPFDVGQNLDEVYNLACPASPPDYQAHPVETLMVCAAGVKNVLDLAVKHKARFLHTSTSEVYGDPLEHPQKETYWGHVNPIGTRSCYDEGKRFAESLIVNYRQKYDLDAKIVRIFNTYGPMMRANDGRVVSNFINQALQGEDLTIYGDGTQTRSFCYVADMINGILAITASGETGPVNLGNPVEMTVGELADKILDLTGSSSRTVNKPLPADDPTQRRPDITLAQERLAWNPSVSLDDGLKETIKWFRKQ
- the galU gene encoding UTP--glucose-1-phosphate uridylyltransferase GalU, with protein sequence MKAVIPAAGLGTRFLPATKAQPKEMLPVVDKPTIQYVVEEAVASGIDDILIVTGRGKRAIEDHFDKSFELEETLKRDQKTEALDQVKSLADMADIHFIRQKRQLGLGHAILCAQKYVGNQPFAVLLGDTITMCETPCTKELVANYKKYNASIIAVERVPDDKVSNYGIVDVEETDGDGIFKVKSLVEKPAKDEAPSNLAIFGRYVLTPEIFTALEQTEPGKNGEIQLTDALSLLLEKQDIYAYEVTGRRYDIGNKLDWLKATIELALERQDLSKPLKEYLKSICND
- a CDS encoding phosphoglucomutase/phosphomannomutase family protein, whose translation is MADNGIKQITFGTDGWRGVIAADFTFDNVRLVTQAVCDYVISESRKRVTVTSPPRGEDKGEGAAAQMTKNGSSSPDPSPPRGEDKGEGAAPTLVIGYDTRFLSDKFAREAACVAAANGIKVLLTEEFAPTPAISQAVVDSEADGAVVFTASHNPYKYNGLKFKASYGGSASPVATGAIEKCLRKNIAAGRQPLLVDFDEAIRGGSIELFDPKTPYLVRLAELVDMEIVKNGGMGVVVDPMYGAGQGYLREFFQAAGCPVSEIHDWRDPYFGGVAPEPLDANLEDLGRAVSAEYPLGVALDGDADRVSAVDVTGDFINPHRIFALILQYLHKVKGLSGDVVKTVSTTGLIDLMAAAYGLHLHETPIGFKYVCDLMISGDVLIGGEESGGIGVKGHLPERDGMLIGALLTEMMNYYGKPLGQIYADLETKHGVFLYDRTDVEIDEDHRDAILGYLERFNPTELDGVVVDATNTTDGFKFCLADASWLMIRPSGTEAVVRIYAEAGSRTRVEQLLARGGTIIKEALA